In Dehalogenimonas etheniformans, one genomic interval encodes:
- a CDS encoding DUF6941 family protein, giving the protein MFSKIVPLVYNSPVDESKPLSHVKPVLIAALVCDVAVKDPTTGKISLIGIFDKIHVKQFPAQRPVSLYAKLTEAEGNYQFQAKYVFSNTGETLAEAKGEFAAKEKLGTIELNLQYPPLPIPGEGRYDFQIWVNGQFLGQTFIDAAIMG; this is encoded by the coding sequence TTGTTTTCAAAAATTGTGCCGTTGGTCTACAATTCCCCCGTGGATGAATCCAAACCCTTAAGCCATGTCAAGCCTGTTCTGATCGCCGCCCTGGTGTGCGACGTGGCGGTGAAAGACCCCACCACCGGGAAAATCTCCCTCATCGGTATCTTTGATAAGATTCACGTCAAGCAATTTCCCGCCCAGCGCCCCGTTTCCCTCTATGCCAAGCTCACCGAGGCGGAGGGCAATTACCAGTTCCAGGCTAAATACGTTTTTTCCAACACCGGCGAGACCCTCGCCGAAGCCAAGGGCGAGTTCGCCGCCAAAGAGAAGCTGGGAACCATCGAGCTCAACCTCCAATATCCCCCTCTCCCGATCCCCGGCGAAGGCCGCTACGACTTCCAGATCTGGGTCAACGGCCAATTCCTCGGCCAGACCTTCATCGACGCCGCTATTATGGGTTGA